One window of the Eucalyptus grandis isolate ANBG69807.140 chromosome 6, ASM1654582v1, whole genome shotgun sequence genome contains the following:
- the LOC104448660 gene encoding photosystem II 10 kDa polypeptide, chloroplastic isoform X1 yields MAASLISSVTLKPAAPFAVERSSSARGLPSLARTSQLKVEASGGKKIKTDKPYGVNGGMSLQDGVDASGRKGKGKGVYQFVDKYGANVDGYRLSGLLNISAQAPKSDIRMVASQHSELWIFSILRSPIYSPEEWSPSGDVYVGGKTGLAIWAVTLGGLLAGGALLVYNTSALAQ; encoded by the exons atGGCAGCCTCCTTGATTTCATCAGTGACCCTGAAACCAGCAGCTCCATTCGCTGTGGAGAGATCATCGTCAGCGAGAGGCCTTCCTTCTCTCGCCCGCACTTCTCAGCTCAAAGTCGAGGCCAGCGGTGGCAAGAAGATCAAGACCGACAAGCCTTATG GTGTCAATGGCGGCATGAGCTTGCAGGATGGAGTGGACGCGTCTGGCAGGAAGGGGAAG GGAAAGGGCGTGTACCAGTTTGTGGACAAATATGGTGCCAATGTCGACGGATACAG GCTCAGTGGATTACTGAATATATCAGCTCAAGCTCCTAAATCAGATATAAGGATGGTTGCCTCGCAACACTCGGAACTGTGGATTTTTAGCATCTTGCGCAG TCCCATATACTCACCCGAAGAATGGTCTCCCAGTGGTGATGTCTATGTCGGAG GTAAGACAGGATTGGCTATTTGGGCAGTCACTCTGGGCGGTCTTCTTGCTGGAGGGGCTCTCCTTGTTTACAACACCAGCGCTTTGGCGCAGTAA
- the LOC104448660 gene encoding photosystem II 10 kDa polypeptide, chloroplastic isoform X2, translated as MAASLISSVTLKPAAPFAVERSSSARGLPSLARTSQLKVEASGGKKIKTDKPYGVNGGMSLQDGVDASGRKGKGKGVYQFVDKYGANVDGYSPIYSPEEWSPSGDVYVGGKTGLAIWAVTLGGLLAGGALLVYNTSALAQ; from the exons atGGCAGCCTCCTTGATTTCATCAGTGACCCTGAAACCAGCAGCTCCATTCGCTGTGGAGAGATCATCGTCAGCGAGAGGCCTTCCTTCTCTCGCCCGCACTTCTCAGCTCAAAGTCGAGGCCAGCGGTGGCAAGAAGATCAAGACCGACAAGCCTTATG GTGTCAATGGCGGCATGAGCTTGCAGGATGGAGTGGACGCGTCTGGCAGGAAGGGGAAG GGAAAGGGCGTGTACCAGTTTGTGGACAAATATGGTGCCAATGTCGACGGATACAG TCCCATATACTCACCCGAAGAATGGTCTCCCAGTGGTGATGTCTATGTCGGAG GTAAGACAGGATTGGCTATTTGGGCAGTCACTCTGGGCGGTCTTCTTGCTGGAGGGGCTCTCCTTGTTTACAACACCAGCGCTTTGGCGCAGTAA
- the LOC104448661 gene encoding LOW QUALITY PROTEIN: DNA repair protein recA homolog 1, chloroplastic (The sequence of the model RefSeq protein was modified relative to this genomic sequence to represent the inferred CDS: inserted 1 base in 1 codon): protein MELLSSRAIAPSSGAACPLKPRFAAPGARPLLRPPRFRAPRARSLARSVQQKLKVQCEHEGRVNGSALPFDPDSRFLDRQKALEAAMTDINSSFGKGSVTRLGSAGGALVETFPSGCLTLDLALGGGLPKGRIVEIFGPESSGKTTLALHAIAEVQKLGGNAMLVDAEHAFDPAYSKALGVDVENLIVCQPDHGEMALEIADRMCRSGAVDLICVDSVSALTPRAEIEGEIGMQQMGLQARLMSQALRKMSGNASKAGCTLIFLNQIRYKIGVYYGNPEVTSGGIALKXFASVRLEIRSTGKIKSADEEIGLRVRVRVQKSKVSRPYKQAEFEIIFGEGVSKLGCILDCAEMMDVVAKKGAWYSYADHRLGQGRDKALQYLRENPALHEEIEKMVRLRMAEGLGLVGSPQGKNLPMPLDEEDI from the exons ATGGAGCTCTTGAGTTCCCGCGCGATTGCTCCGAGCTCGGGCGCGGCGTGCCCTCTGAAGCCCCGGTTCGCCGCTCCCGGAGCCAGGCCGCTCCTCCGTCCGCCGCGATTCCGAGCTCCCCGCGCGCGCTCCCTCGCCAGATCAGTTCAGCAGAAGCTGAAGGTCCAGTGCGAGCACGAAGGCAGGGTGAACGGCTCCGCCCTCCCCTTCGACCCCGACTCCCGCTTCCTCGACCGG CAAAAAGCTTTGGAAGCTGCAATGACCGACATAAACAGCTCCTTTGGAAAAGGAAGTGTTACGAGGTTGGGTAGTGCTGGTGGTGCGCTCGT TGAGACATTTCCTAGTGGATGTTTGACTCTGGATTTAGCTTTAGGTGGAGGCCTTCCCAAAGGAAGAATTGTAGAG ATTTTTGGACCAGAAAGTAGTGGAAAGACCACCTTAGCACTCCATGCAATTGCTGAAGTTCAG AAACTAGGAGGCAATGCAATGCTTGTTGATGCAGAGCATGCTTTTGATCCAGCATATTCTAAAGCCTTGGGAGTGGATGTAGAAAATTTGATTGTGTGCCAACCTGATCATGGAGAAATGGCATTAGAGA TTGCAGATCGTATGTGCCGCTCTGGAGCAGTAGATCTTATTTGCGTTGATTCTGTCTCTGCTCTCACTCCACGAGCAGAGATTGAG GGCGAGATAGGAATGCAGCAGATGGGTTTGCAAGCCCGGCTGATGAGTCAAGCTTTGCGTAAGATGTCTGGAAATGCCTCTAAAGCTGGATGTACccttatatttttaaatcaaataagatataaG ATTGGTGTGTACTATGGCAATCCTGAGGTTACCAGTGGAGGAATAGCGCTGA TTTTTGCCTCAGTTCGCCTGGAAATACGTTCGACTGGGAAGATTAAGTCT GCTGATGAAGAGATTGGACTCCGCGTTCGAGTGAGAGTGCAAAAGAGTAAG GTGTCAAGGCCATACAAGCAGGCtgaatttgaaataatatttggCGAGGGAGTGAGTAAACTG GGATGCATTTTGGATTGTGCTGAAATGATGGATGTCGTGGCTAAGAAGGGCGCTTGGTATAGTTATGCGGACCATAG ATTGGGGCAGGGACGAGACAAAGCATTGCAATACCTGAGAGAAAACCCTGCTTTACACGAGGAGATAGAGAAG ATGGTTCGGCTGAGGATGGCAGAGGGCCTTGGCCTAGTGGGATCTCCTCAAGGTAAGAACTTGCCCATGCCTCTTGACGAAGAAGACATCTGA
- the LOC104448662 gene encoding NAC domain-containing protein 21/22, whose amino-acid sequence MSNISMVEAKLPPGFRFHPKDDELVCDYLMKKMTRSDSLLMIEVDLNKCEPWEIPETACVGGKEWYFYSQRDRKYATGLRTNRATASGYWKATGKDRAVLRKGTLVGMRKTLVFYQGRAPKGRKTDWVMHEFRVEGPHGPPNITKISSLKEDWVLCRVFFKSVEVATKPSTGIVSCYDNRGTSSLPSLMDSFITFDQAHPQPNLISNIEQVPCFSIFSPSQANPIHVEPSMPARTILNASAFGAMPDFSSCNNLDSYACDRKVLKAVLNQLTEMDSPSLGDQGSSESFLSEVAMPNNMWNHF is encoded by the exons AtgagcaacataagcatggtgGAGGCAAAGTTGCCACCAGGATTCCGGTTCCACCCGAAAGACGACGAGCTCGTCTGTGATTAtctgatgaagaagatgacCCGCTCGGACTCTCTCCTCATGatcgaggtcgacctcaacaAGTGCGAACCTTGGGAGATTCCTG AAACTGCGTGTGTGGGAGGGAAAGAGTGGTACTTCTACAGCCAACGTGACCGGAAATACGCGACTGGGCTCCGAACAAACCGTGCGACGGCAAGTGGGTATTGGAAGGCCACTGGGAAGGACAGAGCAGTGCTTAGGAAGGGCACGCTGGTGGGCATGAGGAAGACTCTGGTGTTTTACCAAGGGAGAGCCCCCAAAGGCAGAAAGACCGACTGGGTGATGCATGAGTTCCGAGTTGAGGGTCCTCACGGCCCTCCAAATATCACCAAGATTTCTTCCCTCAAG GAAGATTGGGTGTTGTGTCGGGTGTTCTTCAAGAGCGTAGAAGTCGCCACCAAACCGAGCACGGGAATAGTCAGTTGCTACGACAACAGAGGCACTTCATCTCTCCCGTCGCTGATGGATTCCTTCATCACCTTCGACCAAGCTCATCCTCAGCCCAACCTTATAAGCAACATCGAGCAAGTGCCCTGCTTCTCCATTTTCTCTCCGAGTCAAGCCAATCCAATCCATGTGGAACCAAGCATGCCCGCCAGGACCATCCTCAACGCGTCCGCATTCGGGGCAATGCCTGACTTCAGTTCCTGTAATAATCTGGACTCCTATGCATGCGACAGGAAGGTGCTAAAGGCCGTCTTGAACCAGCTCACTGAGATGGACTCGCCAAGCTTAGGAGATCAAGGGAGTTCTGAGAGCTTCTTGTCCGAAGTGGCCATGCCCAACAATATGTGGAATCATTTCTGA